The Centroberyx gerrardi isolate f3 chromosome 12, fCenGer3.hap1.cur.20231027, whole genome shotgun sequence genome has a window encoding:
- the pigv gene encoding palmitoyltransferase ZDHHC18-A, producing MDVRAVLQFATITRGLSLLLQAVLNAAIPDHEADAFSPPRTEEPLYLDSAVEWLLGGLSHWDAEHYLFIAERGYLYEHNFAFFPLLPVILRGLAETLLWPLSGRLTVRGRLLLAVALGNSALFLLSAVALYALSRLVLQDRRLALLSSLLYCLTPANVFMTAGYSESLFAALTFGGLFLLEKGFTFRACLALGIATAARSNGLVNIGFLLYLPSLHALSQIRVYRTTTKGHSKVFHYAWVVIRLLFTSLLGTAIIALPFCAFQYYGYRTFCTPSVSLERIPPALLSLAEKKGYRVPDENGPPPLWCMRPLPLLYSHIQDVYWDVGFLRYFQLKQIPNFLLALPMATLGIMAAYAYYQANPDLCLRLGLWDTGANKRLDKPTPGLYNPRVFVYIVHSTTLLVFGTLCMHVQVLTRFMASSTPVPFWISAHLLLLNEPLLHRRKTSTPNVQLRTQLSSRNGCQHTPLNPITALLPHWRACSPTTQCILGYFISYWVLGLALHCNFLPWT from the exons ATGGATGTCAGAGCAGTTCTGCAGTTCGCCACCATTACCAGGGGTCTGTCGTTACTGTTGCAG GCTGTCCTGAACGCTGCCATCCCTGACCATGAAGCCGATGCATTCAGCCCCCCACGGACAGAGGAGCCTCTCTATTTGGACTCTGCAGTGGAGTGGCTGTTGGGCGGCCTCTCCCACTGGGACGCTGAGCATTACCTCTTCATCGCCGAGAGAGGCTACCTGTACGAGCACAACTTTgctttcttccccctcctccctgtcatCCTGCGAGGCCTGGCGGAGACGCTGCTGTGGCCCCTCAGCGGCCGGCTCACGGTGCGGGGGCGTCTGCTGCTGGCCGTCGCTCTGGGGAACAGTGCCCTCTTCCTGCTGAGCGCGGTAGCCCTGTACGCGCTGAGCAGACTAGTTCTGCAGGACAGACGCCTGGCTCTGCTGTCCAGCCTGCTCTACTGCCTCACGCCCGCCAATGTTTTCATGACCGCTGGATACTCGGAGAGCCTGTTTGCCGCGCTCACTTTTGGCGGTCTGTTCCTCCTGGAGAAGGGGTTCACTTTCAGAGCCTGCTTGGCCCTCGGCATAGCCACCGCAGCACGATCCAACGGACTCGTAAATATAGGATTCCTGCTGTATCTTCCGTCACTACATGCTCTTTCCCAGATCCGTGTATATCGTACGACTACGAAAGGTCACAGTAAAGTCTTCCACTATGCTTGGGTCGTTATTCGTCTCCTGTTCACCTCTCTACTAGGAACTGCAATTATTGCCCTTCCCTTCTGTGCTTTCCAGTACTATGGGTATAGGACGTTTTGCACGCCGTCTGTCTCCTTGGAGCGGATCCCCCCCGCTCTTCTGTCACTGGCTGAAAAGAAGGGCTACAGGGTTCCAGATGAAAACGGCCCCCCGCCCCTCTGGTGCATGAGACCCCTCCCCCTGCTCTACTCTCATATCCAGGATGTGTACTGGGATGTGGGCTTCCTCCGCTACTTTCAGCTGAAGCAGATACCCAACTTCCTTCTGGCTCTGCCTATGGCCACCCTCGGCATAATGGCGGCTTACGCGTACTATCAAGCTAACCCGGACCTGTGTCTGAGACTCGGGCTTTGGGACACGGGTGCAAATAAACGGCTAGACAAACCCACACCTGGACTTTACAACCCcagagtgtttgtgtatattgtaCATTCGACAACACTCCTGGTATTTGGAacattgtgcatgcatgtgcag GTTCTGACCAGGTTCATGGCCTCCTCTACTCCTGTTCCCTTCTGGATCAGTGCTCACCTGCTCTTACTCAACGAGCCGCTCCTTCATCGCAGGAAAACATCAACACCCAATGTACAGCTACGGACACAGCTCTCCTCCAGAAATGGATGCCAGCACACACCCCTTAACCCCATTACAGCACTGCTGCCGCACTGGAGAGCCTGCTCCCCTACCACGCAGTGCATCTTGGGATACTTCATCTCCTACTGGGTGCTGGGCCTGGCACTGCATTGCAACTTCCTgccatggacttga